The following proteins come from a genomic window of Pyramidobacter piscolens W5455:
- the ispG gene encoding (E)-4-hydroxy-3-methylbut-2-enyl-diphosphate synthase, translating into MKRTVRIGPLTLGAGAPIRVESMLKTRLDDTESCLKQLAELQSEGCELVRVAFPKPELKDRLRALNASSPLPLMADIHFDPALAVAAMEAGCPSIRINPGNMGSPERLAAVVDMARERRVVIRIGANSGSVNDAQLRRAGGDRGAALALAVGEQMEMLLSLRFYDIIVSAKSTDLEESLRANVLLQRRYGDFPFHVGITESGSGLDGIVKSACGLSRLLALGIGDTVRVSLSQPPADEVRTAYSILRALDLRQRGGRLISCPTCGRRQLEVAAVVPQLAPILEKLPDGYTLAVMGCEVNGPREARHAQLGVAGSPSGMVIFKDGKIVERVESGRVIEALRRHLPKKS; encoded by the coding sequence ATGAAAAGAACCGTGCGGATTGGTCCCCTGACTCTGGGGGCCGGCGCGCCGATTCGAGTCGAATCGATGCTGAAAACGCGCCTCGACGACACGGAAAGTTGTTTGAAACAGCTTGCCGAACTTCAATCCGAAGGCTGCGAACTGGTGCGCGTCGCGTTTCCCAAGCCGGAACTGAAAGACCGACTGCGCGCCCTGAACGCTTCTTCGCCGCTGCCGCTGATGGCGGACATCCACTTCGATCCGGCGCTCGCCGTCGCGGCCATGGAGGCCGGCTGCCCTTCCATCCGCATCAATCCCGGCAACATGGGCAGCCCCGAGCGCCTGGCGGCCGTCGTCGACATGGCGCGGGAGCGCCGGGTCGTCATCCGTATCGGCGCCAACAGCGGCTCGGTCAATGACGCGCAGCTTCGGCGCGCCGGCGGCGATCGCGGCGCCGCTTTGGCGCTGGCGGTCGGGGAGCAGATGGAAATGCTGCTGTCGCTGAGATTTTACGACATCATCGTTTCCGCCAAATCGACCGATCTGGAAGAATCCCTGCGGGCCAACGTCCTTCTCCAGCGCCGCTACGGCGATTTCCCGTTCCATGTGGGGATCACCGAATCGGGCAGCGGATTGGACGGTATCGTCAAAAGCGCCTGCGGCCTGTCGCGGCTTTTGGCGCTGGGCATCGGCGACACGGTGCGCGTCAGCTTGTCGCAGCCGCCCGCGGACGAAGTGCGGACGGCCTACAGCATCCTGCGGGCGCTGGATCTGCGCCAGCGCGGCGGACGGCTGATCTCGTGCCCGACCTGCGGCCGCCGTCAGCTGGAAGTGGCCGCCGTCGTTCCTCAGCTCGCCCCGATATTGGAAAAACTGCCCGACGGCTATACGCTGGCCGTGATGGGCTGCGAAGTGAACGGCCCGCGCGAGGCCCGCCACGCGCAGCTCGGCGTCGCCGGTTCGCCTTCGGGCATGGTTATTTTCAAAGACGGAAAAATCGTCGAGCGCGTCGAAAGCGGCCGCGTGATCGAGGCGTTGCGGCGCCATCTGCCGAAGAAATCTTAA
- a CDS encoding M50 family metallopeptidase, translated as MILSVISFLFIILICVIVHEFGHYLTALWCGVKVHEFSFGMGPVLWQRQGRKNKWSVRAFPVGGFVRLAGMGEENEGESLLPGESFQEKPAWKRLIVLAAGAFNNILLVVVLATVLLMSRGVMDLSVSEVGALMPGFPAAEAGLRRGDVIERVGGVGVRDWEEMTRAIRSQAAAREKLELTVRRGSRQLTLTMGTKAEKAGEPPLIGIQPAIRKLPLNRALRGSLAWTFRMSLAMLQGLKEMLVHPARVDVSGPVGIAAMAGQAASAGFFSLLSFLAVISLNLGIINLLPFPALDGGHILFVLVEMITGRNMSLELEGKIHFIGFMILFALIVIVTWQDVLKLF; from the coding sequence ATGATTTTGAGCGTCATATCGTTCCTTTTCATCATCCTGATCTGCGTGATCGTGCACGAGTTCGGCCATTACCTGACCGCGCTCTGGTGCGGCGTCAAGGTGCACGAATTTTCCTTCGGCATGGGGCCCGTGCTGTGGCAGCGCCAGGGACGCAAAAATAAGTGGTCGGTGCGCGCGTTCCCCGTGGGCGGTTTTGTCCGTCTGGCCGGCATGGGCGAGGAAAACGAGGGCGAATCGCTCCTTCCCGGGGAGAGCTTTCAGGAAAAGCCCGCCTGGAAGCGCCTGATCGTTTTGGCGGCCGGCGCCTTCAACAATATCCTGCTGGTCGTGGTGCTGGCGACGGTGCTGCTGATGTCGCGCGGCGTGATGGACCTTTCCGTCAGCGAAGTCGGCGCGCTGATGCCCGGCTTCCCGGCGGCGGAGGCGGGGCTGCGGCGCGGTGACGTGATCGAGCGGGTCGGCGGCGTCGGCGTCCGCGATTGGGAAGAGATGACCCGCGCGATCCGCTCCCAGGCCGCCGCTCGGGAGAAACTCGAGCTGACGGTCCGGCGAGGTTCCCGGCAGCTGACGCTGACGATGGGAACCAAAGCTGAAAAGGCGGGCGAGCCGCCGCTGATCGGCATTCAGCCCGCGATCAGGAAGCTGCCGCTGAACCGGGCCCTGCGCGGCTCGCTTGCGTGGACCTTCCGTATGTCTCTGGCGATGCTCCAGGGGCTGAAAGAAATGCTCGTTCACCCGGCGAGAGTCGACGTCTCCGGGCCCGTGGGCATTGCCGCCATGGCCGGGCAGGCCGCCAGCGCCGGTTTTTTCTCGCTGCTGTCGTTCCTCGCGGTGATCAGTCTCAACTTGGGGATCATCAACTTGCTGCCGTTTCCCGCCCTCGACGGGGGGCACATCCTCTTCGTGCTGGTCGAAATGATCACGGGCAGAAACATGTCCCTCGAACTGGAAGGGAAAATCCATTTCATCGGTTTCATGATCCTGTTCGCTCTGATCGTCATCGTGACCTGGCAGGATGTTTTGAAACTCTTTTAG
- a CDS encoding 1-deoxy-D-xylulose-5-phosphate reductoisomerase — protein sequence MSKNTKKKVAVIGCTGSVGSSALDVCRSYPEFFQVTALAAETGREALPSLCREFAPRIVVLQKTRYDLPKDVALWKGEEALLRLVESDEVEHIVFASSGVAAVKALARAMELGKEISLANKESALIMGERLTAAVRGGQIRPLDSEHNALWQCLAGENYDHVERLVLTASGGPFLRTPLEQLDAVTPEQAASHPVWPMGRKISVDSATMINKGIELLEAHDLFGIPGEKILPVIHPGSKVHALVSFVDGATKMLLSSPDMRLAALTALSWPVRLPQRMKKIEPVELDGLDLHFERPQKERFPGLYTAIEAAGRGEPYPVVLIAADEAAVRMFLERKIGFADIAKIVSAVVDGYSGGPAEDISSRVALYERCRGHALELANERSWGRKKVWS from the coding sequence ATGTCGAAAAACACGAAAAAAAAGGTGGCCGTGATCGGCTGCACCGGCAGCGTGGGCTCTTCGGCGCTTGACGTGTGCCGTTCCTATCCCGAGTTCTTTCAGGTGACGGCGCTGGCCGCGGAGACGGGAAGAGAAGCGCTGCCGTCGCTTTGTCGGGAGTTTGCGCCGCGGATTGTCGTGTTGCAAAAGACGCGCTATGATTTGCCCAAGGATGTGGCGCTCTGGAAAGGCGAGGAAGCGCTGCTTCGTCTGGTCGAGTCCGACGAAGTGGAACATATCGTTTTCGCCTCGTCCGGCGTCGCCGCGGTAAAGGCGCTGGCGCGCGCGATGGAACTGGGCAAGGAAATCAGCCTGGCCAACAAGGAATCGGCGCTGATCATGGGCGAGCGCCTGACCGCCGCCGTGCGCGGCGGTCAGATCCGTCCGCTCGACAGCGAGCACAACGCGCTCTGGCAGTGTCTTGCCGGCGAAAATTACGATCATGTGGAACGGTTGGTTCTGACGGCTTCGGGCGGCCCTTTCCTGCGCACGCCGCTGGAACAGCTCGACGCGGTTACGCCCGAGCAGGCGGCGTCGCATCCCGTCTGGCCCATGGGGCGAAAGATCAGCGTCGACAGCGCCACGATGATCAACAAGGGCATCGAGCTTCTCGAGGCACACGATCTTTTCGGGATCCCGGGAGAAAAAATCCTGCCCGTGATCCATCCCGGTTCGAAGGTCCACGCGCTGGTTTCTTTCGTCGACGGGGCAACGAAAATGCTCCTCAGTTCTCCCGATATGCGTCTCGCGGCGCTGACGGCCCTCTCGTGGCCGGTGCGTCTGCCGCAGCGGATGAAGAAGATCGAGCCGGTCGAACTGGACGGCCTGGATCTTCATTTCGAAAGGCCGCAGAAAGAGCGTTTCCCCGGGCTTTATACGGCGATCGAGGCGGCCGGCCGGGGCGAGCCCTATCCCGTCGTTCTGATCGCCGCCGACGAAGCGGCCGTGCGGATGTTTCTCGAAAGGAAGATCGGCTTCGCCGACATCGCAAAAATTGTGTCCGCCGTCGTGGACGGCTATAGCGGCGGGCCCGCGGAAGACATTTCCTCGCGCGTCGCGCTTTACGAACGCTGCCGGGGCCACGCCCTCGAATTGGCGAATGAAAGGTCCTGGGGCAGGAAGAAGGTTTGGAGTTAA
- a CDS encoding phosphatidate cytidylyltransferase has protein sequence MDESKSFEHTLAVRAATGTALVAVMLGLLYLGGWWWHVYAAFVALGSLWEFYRMSPSLPKADRFVGLVAAVVVLFSSEQVSQTGLMAIFGLCCFAVYFMELARRQLTAGSHSIASVGPVITGLVYAVIPWYCMIRFRALPDPVGWATVLSIFLCTWSCDVMAYLVGSRWGTVRVCPHISPHKSLEGFIGGFVASTLCGALCALFFKFSPMAFILVGAACGSAGQLGDLVESLIKRENDVKDSGHIFPGHGGFLDRFDSVLVNTLCAWMIWWAFLL, from the coding sequence ATGGACGAGTCGAAGAGTTTTGAGCATACGCTGGCCGTTCGCGCCGCTACCGGCACGGCCTTGGTCGCGGTGATGCTGGGATTGCTTTATCTCGGCGGCTGGTGGTGGCATGTCTATGCCGCGTTTGTGGCTTTGGGGTCTCTCTGGGAGTTTTACCGCATGTCGCCCAGCCTGCCGAAAGCGGACCGCTTCGTCGGCCTGGTGGCCGCGGTAGTGGTGCTTTTTTCTTCCGAACAAGTGTCGCAGACCGGTTTGATGGCGATTTTCGGCTTGTGCTGTTTCGCCGTCTATTTTATGGAACTGGCGCGTCGCCAGCTGACTGCCGGCAGTCATTCCATCGCCAGCGTCGGCCCTGTGATCACGGGCTTGGTGTACGCGGTCATCCCGTGGTACTGTATGATTCGTTTTCGGGCTCTGCCCGATCCCGTTGGTTGGGCGACGGTCCTCTCCATCTTTCTCTGCACCTGGTCGTGCGACGTCATGGCCTATCTCGTCGGCTCGCGCTGGGGAACGGTGCGCGTCTGTCCTCATATCAGCCCTCACAAGAGTCTCGAAGGGTTTATTGGCGGCTTTGTCGCCAGCACGCTTTGCGGCGCGCTCTGTGCACTGTTTTTCAAGTTCAGCCCGATGGCGTTTATCCTGGTCGGCGCAGCCTGCGGCAGCGCCGGTCAGCTGGGCGATCTGGTGGAATCTCTGATCAAGCGCGAGAACGACGTCAAGGACAGCGGGCATATTTTCCCCGGTCATGGCGGATTCCTCGACCGCTTCGACAGCGTTCTCGTCAACACGCTGTGCGCGTGGATGATCTGGTGGGCTTTCCTGCTCTAA
- the uppS gene encoding polyprenyl diphosphate synthase — protein sequence MESCANLPKHVALIMDGNGRWANKRGLPRLLGHRAGIAALERTVRAAGEMGIGFLSVYAFSTENWNRPQLEVMGLMALLRYYARRKVPELVKNGVRVRFCGARRGVPDEVLRIIDWSETETARCGRMTLVVCFNYGGRQEILDAIADAQSNGETISSEEDLRKHLYLPDVPDPDLIIRTSGELRISNFWLWQGSYSEYYFTDTLWPDFGAAELKKALQSYAGRERRYGRVEEF from the coding sequence ATGGAAAGTTGCGCGAACTTACCGAAACACGTCGCCCTGATCATGGACGGCAACGGCCGCTGGGCCAACAAACGTGGCCTGCCCCGCCTGTTGGGGCACCGCGCCGGGATCGCCGCTTTGGAGCGGACGGTGCGGGCGGCCGGCGAGATGGGCATTGGCTTCCTGTCGGTTTACGCTTTTTCAACGGAAAATTGGAATCGACCTCAGCTCGAAGTGATGGGCTTGATGGCGCTGCTTCGGTATTACGCGCGCCGAAAGGTTCCCGAACTCGTGAAAAACGGCGTCAGGGTCCGTTTTTGCGGGGCGCGCCGTGGCGTTCCCGATGAAGTTTTGCGGATCATCGACTGGAGCGAGACGGAGACGGCTCGATGCGGCCGCATGACGCTGGTCGTCTGTTTCAATTACGGCGGACGGCAGGAGATCCTGGACGCCATTGCCGACGCTCAGTCCAACGGCGAAACGATCTCCAGCGAAGAAGACCTGAGAAAACATCTTTATCTTCCCGACGTTCCCGATCCGGATCTGATCATCCGCACCAGCGGGGAGCTCCGCATCAGCAATTTCTGGCTGTGGCAGGGCTCGTACAGCGAATATTATTTTACGGACACGCTCTGGCCCGATTTCGGCGCCGCGGAACTGAAAAAGGCATTGCAGTCCTATGCCGGAAGGGAACGCCGCTATGGACGAGTCGAAGAGTTTTGA
- a CDS encoding uracil-DNA glycosylase, which produces MTEMISQAQRSPQERTALYQLLRDAANRCEQCGLCRSRKNVVVGEGSLTSRIMFVGEGPGEVEDNSGRPFVGPAGQLLTRILEAAKFSRDDVYITNIVKCRPPNNRVPEIEEVLSCQRWLEAQIALLQPQIIVCLGNTPLKWFLHGTEGITKMRGRWFTWRGAALMPMFHPSYLLRNQSRERGGPKDLTWRDIQEIRQRYESLRG; this is translated from the coding sequence ATGACTGAAATGATCTCTCAAGCGCAGCGCTCCCCGCAAGAGCGCACGGCGCTTTACCAATTGTTGCGGGACGCGGCGAACAGATGCGAACAGTGCGGGCTCTGCCGCTCCAGAAAGAACGTCGTGGTCGGCGAAGGCAGCCTGACCTCGCGCATCATGTTCGTCGGCGAAGGTCCCGGCGAGGTGGAAGACAATTCGGGACGTCCCTTCGTCGGGCCGGCCGGGCAGTTGCTGACCCGCATCCTCGAGGCGGCCAAATTCAGCCGCGACGACGTGTACATCACCAACATCGTCAAGTGCCGTCCGCCCAACAACCGCGTTCCCGAAATCGAAGAGGTCTTGAGCTGCCAGCGCTGGCTGGAAGCTCAGATCGCCCTGCTTCAGCCGCAAATCATCGTCTGTCTGGGGAACACGCCTCTGAAGTGGTTTCTGCACGGCACGGAGGGGATCACCAAAATGCGCGGGCGCTGGTTCACGTGGCGCGGCGCGGCGCTGATGCCGATGTTCCATCCCAGCTACCTTCTGCGGAACCAGAGCCGTGAGCGCGGCGGCCCCAAGGATTTGACGTGGCGCGATATTCAAGAGATACGTCAGCGCTATGAAAGCCTGAGAGGATAA
- a CDS encoding Asp23/Gls24 family envelope stress response protein, which produces MKTKTVSDLLPGKYEVLAFYGPAGTGKSMRSQMVASKRSVDIIIDDGLLISRGRILAGKSAKTEPNMVRAIRRAMFHFPEHRDEVRRCLARHPGSRIMILATSQGMSDEICEVLGLPLPSEYVRIDQVASGDEIEKALYERKQNKRHVIPVAQTQIQKNYTGRLVGRLKNLFSSRDEAEKTIVRPPFSYYGALKIESAVVEQIAEHVARGTVQVVSVKEPKVKEENDRLVISLSLAVKTGALNFKELTAQAALRVRVAVEQLTGMEIARVDVTIAEVTFND; this is translated from the coding sequence GTGAAGACGAAGACGGTTTCTGACCTCCTTCCGGGGAAATATGAAGTTTTGGCCTTCTACGGGCCGGCGGGAACGGGAAAAAGCATGCGCTCGCAGATGGTCGCGTCGAAACGCAGCGTCGACATCATCATCGACGACGGACTGCTGATTTCCCGCGGGCGGATTCTGGCCGGAAAAAGCGCCAAAACGGAACCCAACATGGTGCGGGCCATTCGGCGCGCCATGTTCCATTTTCCGGAACACCGCGATGAGGTGCGGCGCTGCCTGGCGCGCCACCCGGGAAGTCGCATTATGATTCTCGCCACATCGCAGGGCATGAGCGACGAGATCTGCGAGGTGCTGGGACTGCCGCTGCCTTCGGAATACGTGCGCATCGATCAAGTCGCCTCCGGCGACGAGATCGAAAAGGCGCTTTACGAGCGGAAACAGAACAAGCGTCACGTCATTCCCGTCGCTCAGACGCAGATCCAGAAAAACTATACGGGACGGCTGGTGGGCCGTCTGAAAAATCTTTTCTCGAGTCGGGACGAGGCGGAAAAGACCATTGTGCGTCCCCCGTTCAGCTACTACGGGGCGCTCAAGATCGAATCCGCCGTCGTCGAACAGATCGCCGAGCACGTGGCCCGCGGCACCGTACAGGTGGTCTCCGTCAAGGAGCCGAAAGTGAAAGAAGAAAACGACCGTCTGGTAATTTCTCTTTCCCTGGCGGTGAAAACCGGCGCTCTCAACTTCAAGGAGCTGACCGCTCAGGCGGCGCTGCGCGTCCGGGTTGCCGTCGAACAACTGACGGGAATGGAAATTGCGAGAGTCGACGTAACCATAGCAGAGGTAACCTTCAATGACTGA
- the murA gene encoding UDP-N-acetylglucosamine 1-carboxyvinyltransferase → MSNAQFLKISGGAALKGKVRTQGSKNAALPVMAAALLLGDGEKLTCTNVPLLRDTETLVALLRALGMDVQFEDGAATVTRRGDLLCEMPASLVQKMRASSILLGPLLAQTGRAVMPLPGGCAIGARPIDLHLKGLAKMGASIELSHGAVYASARKLRGCRIYLDFPSVGATENLVMAAALADGETTIENAAREPEITNLVQALQAMGAEVCYKKDNAGVIQVNGRAGLFSGRVQIIPDRIASCTYLLAGVITNGEVTVTDVQPQHFDSLLAKLEEADVSYECQENSVTVYPSRGRLKKLSVKTMPYPGFPTDVQPQLMAALCLAKGTSVIKESIFESRFQHVAELRKMGAAIEIQGNTAVINGVPALYGASVQGTDLRAGAALVLAGLAAEGETRVYGLHHILRGYENFDRALQGLGAKVSVAEEDESSL, encoded by the coding sequence ATGAGTAATGCTCAGTTTTTGAAGATTTCCGGCGGAGCGGCTCTCAAGGGGAAAGTTCGTACTCAGGGATCCAAGAACGCCGCGCTGCCGGTGATGGCGGCGGCTCTTCTGCTCGGCGACGGTGAAAAACTGACATGCACCAATGTGCCGCTTCTGCGCGATACTGAGACGCTGGTCGCCCTTTTGCGCGCGCTGGGAATGGACGTACAGTTCGAGGATGGCGCGGCCACGGTGACCCGTCGGGGCGATCTGCTCTGCGAAATGCCCGCGTCGCTGGTACAAAAGATGCGCGCTTCTTCGATCCTTTTGGGACCGCTGCTTGCCCAGACGGGGAGAGCGGTTATGCCTTTGCCGGGAGGCTGTGCGATCGGCGCCCGGCCGATCGATCTGCATCTCAAGGGGCTGGCGAAAATGGGCGCTTCGATCGAACTCAGCCACGGGGCCGTCTATGCCAGCGCCAGGAAACTGCGCGGCTGTAGAATATATCTGGATTTCCCTTCGGTGGGCGCGACGGAGAACCTTGTCATGGCGGCAGCGCTGGCGGACGGCGAGACGACGATCGAGAACGCCGCCCGCGAGCCGGAGATCACGAATCTGGTTCAGGCGCTTCAGGCGATGGGCGCCGAGGTCTGTTATAAAAAGGACAATGCCGGCGTGATCCAGGTCAACGGACGAGCCGGGTTGTTTTCCGGCCGCGTCCAGATCATCCCCGACCGCATCGCTTCGTGCACGTACCTCCTGGCCGGCGTGATCACGAACGGCGAAGTGACCGTGACCGACGTGCAGCCGCAGCATTTCGATTCGCTTCTGGCCAAACTGGAAGAAGCCGACGTGTCTTATGAATGTCAGGAAAACAGCGTCACCGTTTATCCCTCGCGCGGCAGGCTCAAGAAGCTGTCCGTCAAGACCATGCCCTATCCCGGTTTTCCCACCGACGTGCAGCCGCAGCTGATGGCCGCGTTGTGCCTTGCCAAAGGCACGAGCGTGATCAAGGAAAGCATCTTCGAATCCCGTTTCCAGCACGTGGCGGAACTTCGCAAAATGGGCGCGGCGATCGAGATCCAGGGCAACACGGCGGTCATCAACGGCGTGCCCGCTCTGTACGGCGCCAGCGTGCAGGGAACCGATCTTCGCGCCGGCGCCGCCTTGGTGCTGGCCGGGCTGGCGGCCGAGGGCGAGACCCGCGTTTACGGTCTTCACCATATCCTGAGAGGATACGAAAATTTCGATCGCGCCCTTCAGGGACTGGGCGCCAAAGTTTCTGTCGCGGAAGAAGACGAAAGCTCGCTTTAG
- a CDS encoding glycosyltransferase family 4 protein: MKPFWLFLIFLLWGGGMTPIAIMLAERYGMMDYPDQRKIHRAPVPRGAGLVLWSGLLMWALLFARVSFELRIIVTGATIVFFAGYLDDMLSLSPFGRLVVHFFAAAVSLLMVGQQDALHMGVLLFWVAGVTNAYNFIDGINGLALSMAFLSLSFIGWMSASTEVVPVIAMIAGVFFWNFPRARTFLGDGGVYLLGYFTAAVAMLWLLPMDLGIYKLCAVLLFVGGVPVIDTLAAIVRRVAAGKSPFYPDRSHIHHRLLDKGLSPFGVLMALSFLQIVSLSCAYLLLRL; encoded by the coding sequence ATGAAGCCTTTCTGGCTTTTTCTGATCTTTCTGTTGTGGGGCGGCGGGATGACCCCCATCGCCATCATGCTGGCGGAGCGTTACGGCATGATGGATTATCCGGATCAGCGCAAGATCCATCGTGCCCCGGTGCCGCGCGGCGCCGGGCTTGTTTTGTGGAGCGGCTTGCTGATGTGGGCGTTGCTTTTTGCCCGGGTCTCGTTCGAACTGAGGATCATCGTGACCGGCGCGACGATCGTTTTTTTTGCCGGCTACCTGGACGACATGCTTTCTTTGTCCCCGTTCGGACGGCTGGTCGTGCATTTCTTTGCCGCCGCCGTGTCGTTGCTCATGGTGGGACAACAGGATGCGCTGCATATGGGCGTCCTGTTGTTCTGGGTCGCCGGCGTGACGAACGCTTACAACTTTATCGACGGCATCAACGGCTTGGCTCTTTCCATGGCGTTCCTCAGTCTGAGTTTTATCGGCTGGATGAGCGCTTCGACCGAGGTCGTGCCGGTTATCGCCATGATCGCGGGGGTCTTTTTCTGGAATTTTCCCAGGGCGAGGACTTTCTTGGGGGACGGCGGCGTCTACCTGCTGGGCTACTTTACCGCGGCCGTGGCGATGCTTTGGCTGCTGCCGATGGATCTCGGCATTTACAAGCTCTGCGCGGTGCTGCTTTTCGTCGGCGGCGTGCCCGTGATCGACACTCTGGCGGCGATCGTGCGTCGCGTTGCCGCGGGAAAATCGCCTTTTTATCCTGACCGGAGTCATATTCATCATCGTCTGCTGGATAAAGGTCTGTCGCCGTTCGGGGTGCTGATGGCCCTGAGCTTCCTGCAGATCGTCAGTTTGTCCTGCGCCTATCTGCTTCTGCGCCTATAG
- the upp gene encoding uracil phosphoribosyltransferase, with translation MKILIGSDHAGYDLKQKILAHLTGRDGWEVQDFGTDTAEVSCDYTDIALQVGRSVAHGDADRGILVCGTGLGMEIAANKVSGVYAADCWNKEVAALSRRHNNANVLTLGARVIDEPTAMEIVDTWLATEFDGGRHVRRTQKICAYERSTNRAFMNEAGQVVVFDHPLVQHKLSIIRDKNTPVKTFRETVAEIASLMVYEITRDLPLKMIDVETPITRTKAYALAGKKLAIVPILRAGLGMMEGVLNLIPNAKVGHIGLYRNPETLQPVEYYCKLPGDIEERDIFLLDPMLATGGSSAEAISLIKKRGGKKISLVCLIAAPEGVSVVHERHPDVNIFVASLDSHLNEHGYIVPGLGDAGDRIFGTR, from the coding sequence GTGAAAATTCTTATTGGTTCCGATCACGCGGGATATGATCTGAAGCAGAAAATCTTGGCCCATCTGACCGGCCGCGATGGTTGGGAAGTCCAGGATTTCGGCACCGACACGGCGGAGGTTTCCTGCGACTATACCGATATCGCTCTGCAGGTGGGGCGCAGCGTGGCTCACGGCGACGCCGACCGCGGCATTCTGGTCTGCGGTACGGGACTGGGCATGGAGATCGCCGCCAACAAAGTCTCGGGAGTTTACGCGGCGGATTGCTGGAATAAAGAGGTGGCGGCCCTGAGTCGTCGTCACAACAACGCCAACGTTCTGACCCTGGGGGCGCGCGTCATCGATGAGCCGACGGCGATGGAAATCGTCGATACCTGGCTGGCGACCGAATTCGACGGCGGACGCCATGTGCGCCGCACGCAGAAGATCTGCGCCTACGAACGCAGCACAAATCGGGCCTTTATGAACGAGGCCGGCCAGGTGGTGGTTTTCGACCATCCGCTCGTGCAGCATAAGTTGAGCATTATCCGCGACAAGAACACCCCGGTGAAAACGTTCCGCGAGACGGTGGCGGAGATCGCTTCGCTGATGGTCTACGAGATCACCCGCGATCTGCCCCTGAAGATGATCGACGTGGAAACTCCGATTACGCGCACCAAAGCCTATGCGCTGGCGGGCAAGAAACTGGCGATCGTGCCGATCCTGCGCGCCGGGCTGGGCATGATGGAGGGCGTGCTGAATCTGATCCCCAACGCGAAGGTCGGGCATATCGGCCTTTACCGCAATCCGGAGACGCTTCAGCCGGTGGAGTATTACTGCAAGCTCCCGGGCGATATCGAGGAGCGCGACATTTTCCTGCTCGATCCGATGCTGGCGACCGGCGGCTCCTCGGCGGAAGCCATCAGCCTGATCAAAAAGCGCGGCGGCAAAAAAATCTCTCTGGTCTGTCTGATCGCCGCGCCCGAGGGCGTTTCGGTCGTGCACGAGCGGCATCCCGACGTGAACATCTTCGTCGCGTCTCTTGACAGTCATCTGAACGAGCACGGTTATATCGTTCCCGGCCTTGGCGACGCAGGAGACCGTATTTTCGGAACTCGTTGA
- a CDS encoding biotin/lipoyl-containing protein → MMSMYKITVNGKSYDVNVEPLAGAAAVAAPQAAPVAAAPVAAPVPAPAPQAAPAPVAAPAAAAPAGSTEVTAPMPGKVLRVLAKVGDTVSANDNLLILEAMKMENEIPAGRDGKVLEIRVSEGSAVNSGDVLVVIG, encoded by the coding sequence ATAATGTCGATGTATAAGATTACCGTGAATGGCAAGTCCTATGACGTAAACGTTGAGCCTCTTGCTGGCGCCGCTGCTGTCGCGGCGCCTCAGGCAGCGCCCGTTGCGGCGGCGCCCGTTGCCGCTCCTGTTCCGGCTCCTGCGCCCCAGGCTGCCCCCGCTCCGGTGGCGGCGCCGGCCGCTGCCGCTCCGGCGGGCAGCACGGAAGTGACGGCGCCTATGCCCGGCAAAGTCCTGCGCGTTCTTGCCAAGGTGGGCGACACCGTGTCGGCCAATGACAACCTTCTGATCCTCGAGGCCATGAAGATGGAAAACGAAATCCCCGCCGGCCGCGACGGCAAGGTGCTTGAGATTCGTGTGAGCGAAGGCTCGGCCGTGAACAGCGGCGACGTTCTCGTCGTTATTGGCTGA
- a CDS encoding OadG family transporter subunit — protein MPATGAVKTLAASFEGMGGATALSLIAFSVVFLVLAGLTLVIFAMRVVSKVAGNGKAPAAVSAPAQVAAGSVPARAGAASDDELVAVIAAAIAAQTGTTMSIRSIVPAGVHLIGRDETAWIACGRIEALQGALCDRWN, from the coding sequence ATGCCCGCTACCGGAGCAGTAAAAACATTAGCAGCGTCCTTTGAAGGAATGGGCGGTGCTACGGCTCTTTCCCTGATCGCCTTCAGCGTCGTTTTCCTTGTTTTGGCGGGACTGACGTTGGTTATCTTTGCCATGCGCGTCGTTTCCAAGGTCGCCGGCAATGGAAAAGCCCCGGCGGCTGTTTCCGCGCCTGCGCAAGTCGCTGCAGGCTCTGTTCCCGCTCGCGCCGGAGCGGCCTCGGACGACGAACTCGTGGCCGTTATCGCGGCGGCGATCGCGGCGCAGACGGGGACCACGATGTCCATCAGGTCGATCGTTCCGGCCGGGGTGCATTTGATCGGCCGCGACGAAACGGCATGGATCGCCTGCGGACGCATCGAAGCGCTCCAGGGAGCTCTCTGTGACCGCTGGAATTAA